A genomic segment from Syntrophotalea acetylenivorans encodes:
- the arsA gene encoding arsenical pump-driving ATPase, whose product MPQGLFANSPKNFFFTGKGGVGKTTISAATAIALADSGKRVLLVSTDPASNLDEVLDLPLSAEPIPVPGVAGLFASNVDPVEAAAAYREKMVGPYRGVLPEAALRSMEEQLSGACTVEIAAFNEFATLMGDPETADRFDHIVFDTAPTGHTLRLLSLPAAWDDFIDTNVGGTSCLGPLAGLKTQHQLYENTRRSLGDATQTLVVVVSRPDVVPLAEAARASAELQKLGVTNQHLVINGVLQLTDASDAVAVTLRDRSMKALAEIPQALTLLPQTELPLRGTELVGVPALRGFFSQDSSVPSTRSGAKATPLPASLGTLLNTLESMSGGVIMTMGKGGVGKTTQAVNIAKALAARGKNVHLTTTDPAAHVALTLGETPEGMQISCVDPEAETEAYRNEVLATAGADLDGDALALMEEDLRSPCTAEIAVFRAFAKIVDQGTDRFVVVDTAPTGHTLLLLDASESYHREVSRSLSDIPEAVRQLLPRLKDPAYTKVFLVTLPERTPVHEALALQADLRRAEIEPAGWIINQSLAPLQVTDPILDQRRAREFRYIDEVICEGLPTFLIPWQDEPTKDR is encoded by the coding sequence ATGCCACAAGGCCTTTTTGCAAATTCCCCCAAGAACTTTTTCTTCACCGGCAAGGGCGGTGTAGGTAAAACGACAATCTCGGCAGCAACCGCCATTGCCTTGGCCGATAGCGGCAAGCGGGTGCTGTTGGTCAGTACCGATCCGGCTTCCAATCTTGATGAGGTGCTGGACTTGCCTCTGTCTGCTGAACCGATCCCGGTGCCGGGCGTCGCTGGCCTCTTTGCGTCGAACGTCGACCCGGTGGAGGCTGCTGCTGCCTATAGGGAAAAGATGGTCGGCCCCTATCGCGGCGTACTGCCGGAAGCCGCCCTGCGTAGCATGGAAGAACAGCTCTCCGGCGCCTGCACGGTGGAAATCGCCGCTTTTAACGAGTTCGCCACCCTGATGGGGGATCCGGAAACCGCGGATCGTTTCGATCATATCGTTTTCGACACGGCCCCCACTGGCCACACCTTGCGCCTTCTTTCACTGCCAGCCGCATGGGACGACTTCATCGATACAAATGTGGGGGGCACCTCCTGTCTTGGACCGCTGGCCGGCTTGAAGACTCAGCACCAGCTCTATGAGAACACCCGTCGTTCCCTCGGGGATGCAACACAAACCCTGGTGGTTGTGGTCAGCCGACCGGACGTTGTCCCATTAGCGGAAGCGGCTCGTGCATCGGCCGAACTGCAGAAACTCGGGGTTACAAATCAGCACCTGGTGATTAACGGCGTACTGCAGTTGACGGATGCCAGCGATGCCGTCGCTGTTACCCTGCGGGATAGAAGCATGAAGGCGCTTGCGGAAATACCTCAGGCCCTGACCCTGCTGCCACAAACCGAGCTGCCATTGCGTGGGACCGAATTGGTCGGCGTCCCGGCGTTGCGAGGGTTCTTTTCACAGGATAGCAGCGTGCCCTCCACCAGAAGCGGCGCAAAAGCTACCCCTCTGCCAGCTTCTCTGGGTACTCTTCTCAACACACTGGAATCTATGTCCGGTGGGGTGATTATGACCATGGGCAAAGGGGGTGTTGGAAAAACCACCCAGGCGGTTAACATTGCCAAAGCCTTGGCCGCGCGTGGCAAAAATGTGCATCTGACGACCACCGATCCGGCGGCACACGTCGCTCTGACCCTGGGAGAAACGCCAGAGGGAATGCAGATAAGCTGTGTTGACCCTGAAGCTGAAACCGAAGCTTATCGAAATGAAGTTCTTGCTACGGCCGGGGCCGATCTGGACGGTGATGCACTGGCACTGATGGAGGAAGATCTGCGTTCACCCTGTACGGCGGAAATCGCTGTTTTCCGGGCATTTGCAAAAATCGTTGATCAGGGGACCGATCGCTTCGTGGTGGTTGACACCGCCCCCACCGGCCACACGCTGCTGCTTTTGGATGCCTCAGAGTCGTATCACCGGGAGGTGTCACGTTCCCTTAGTGACATACCCGAGGCGGTGCGGCAGCTTCTGCCACGCTTGAAAGATCCTGCATACACCAAGGTTTTTCTGGTAACGCTGCCGGAGAGGACACCGGTACATGAGGCGCTTGCGCTTCAGGCGGACCTGCGCCGAGCCGAGATCGAGCCGGCGGGCTGGATCATCAACCAGAGCCTGGCACCACTCCAGGTCACTGATCCGATTCTTGATCAACGCCGTGCAAGAGAATTTCGGTATATTGACGAGGTGATTTGCGAGGGACTGCCAACCTTCCTCATTCCCTGGCAGGACGAGCCGACAAAGGACCGATAA
- a CDS encoding DUF1778 domain-containing protein, with product MKLSKPKNGTVASLESTIRLSAEDAERFFDAIENPPAPNDKLLAAVRDYMERLGKRQG from the coding sequence ATGAAACTTTCCAAGCCCAAAAATGGCACCGTGGCCTCGCTGGAGTCTACTATTCGACTAAGCGCAGAAGACGCTGAAAGGTTTTTTGACGCGATCGAGAACCCGCCGGCACCGAACGACAAACTGCTGGCCGCTGTCCGCGACTACATGGAGCGGCTGGGCAAGCGGCAGGGCTAA
- a CDS encoding metalloregulator ArsR/SmtB family transcription factor produces the protein MKNHVQLFRALADETRLGILMLLYAEGELCVCDIIAALHLPQSKVSRHLAYLKKFAIVIDRREGLWNYYSINRSNHLMQEIEPFLRNSLKESAEVANNRQRLLEPSRDKNCS, from the coding sequence ATGAAAAATCATGTCCAACTTTTTAGAGCCCTCGCTGACGAAACCCGTCTGGGGATTCTTATGCTCCTTTACGCTGAAGGGGAGCTCTGTGTCTGTGACATAATCGCGGCGCTCCATCTTCCGCAATCAAAAGTATCCCGACATCTTGCCTATCTGAAAAAATTTGCAATCGTCATCGATCGCCGCGAAGGACTCTGGAACTACTACTCCATCAACCGCAGCAATCACCTCATGCAGGAGATAGAGCCTTTCCTGAGAAATAGCCTAAAGGAATCTGCCGAGGTAGCCAACAATCGTCAACGCCTATTGGAACCTAGCAGAGACAAAAACTGCTCCTAA
- a CDS encoding single-stranded-DNA-specific exonuclease RecJ: MVRPVPEVRERQRLDHVFEDLVREGVEPWLADLVAKRVEKSVSVEALFQPSVANIDDPICIPDMDKAVDRIVEAIEEGERCILAVDHDLDGISAASVLWSALVDHFGVDPNNLSVVTSHRLTEGYGITEPVVERILETDATLVISADKGSSDQERIKKIAEAGKDVVVTDHHAVPVEGPPASAFAVVNPARFDSKYDPFVCGAGVAFLTMAKVRTRLLEKNYRPTIPSLVDIIDYVAVATISDCVALRPDKSYINRAMVKRGLALINSEKRACWKVFRQEIGTDVCSEHIAFNLAPTVAAAGRLDWADAGFHFLVAKDIKSARKQWNLLKEENSLRKDIERGVRRKAFAAAREIEGNSIVVYVDDGHSGVHGITASKVVEAYGKPAAIFSPKGAGARNGDQNGVTGKDGRALASGSFRGIDGIHVREALQHVADNHKGLLVGFGGHAGAAGATLSIDDIEQFSVAYEEAISLQVGDRFLRPILWVDGDLDASNLILETVDKLMTLEPWGKDFPYPSFRGQFTVLDVKRVGDGSHLQLKLRMDGKMYKAIWFFAVDEDSMEMPVKVGDDNTFVYMLSENVFRGNRTLQLKVLGIAE; encoded by the coding sequence GTGGTACGACCAGTTCCAGAGGTGCGTGAGCGTCAGCGGTTAGATCATGTTTTTGAGGATTTGGTTAGAGAAGGAGTCGAGCCTTGGCTGGCGGACCTGGTTGCAAAACGAGTTGAAAAGAGCGTTAGTGTAGAAGCCTTGTTCCAGCCATCTGTTGCGAATATCGATGACCCAATCTGTATCCCAGACATGGATAAAGCCGTTGATCGAATTGTCGAAGCAATCGAAGAGGGAGAGCGTTGCATTCTTGCGGTTGACCACGACCTCGATGGTATCTCAGCGGCATCTGTTTTGTGGTCGGCGCTTGTAGATCACTTCGGAGTAGATCCTAATAATCTCTCTGTAGTCACTAGCCATCGGCTCACTGAGGGATATGGAATTACGGAGCCTGTGGTTGAACGGATATTGGAAACCGATGCCACGTTAGTTATTTCGGCAGATAAGGGAAGTAGTGACCAGGAGAGGATTAAAAAGATAGCAGAAGCGGGGAAAGATGTTGTCGTTACAGACCATCATGCGGTTCCGGTAGAAGGGCCGCCAGCCTCTGCTTTCGCGGTAGTTAATCCCGCAAGATTCGACTCAAAGTATGACCCTTTTGTTTGTGGGGCGGGAGTGGCCTTTCTTACAATGGCTAAAGTTCGAACGAGGCTTCTTGAGAAAAATTATCGACCTACGATTCCAAGCCTGGTGGATATTATCGATTACGTAGCCGTGGCGACGATATCGGATTGTGTCGCATTGAGACCAGACAAGAGTTACATCAATCGTGCAATGGTAAAGCGTGGGCTTGCACTGATCAACAGTGAAAAGAGAGCGTGTTGGAAGGTGTTTCGGCAAGAAATCGGGACCGACGTGTGCTCAGAACATATTGCATTCAACTTGGCTCCAACGGTTGCTGCAGCGGGAAGACTTGATTGGGCAGATGCTGGCTTTCATTTTTTAGTTGCAAAGGATATCAAGTCAGCGCGTAAACAGTGGAACCTTCTTAAGGAAGAAAATTCTTTAAGGAAAGATATAGAAAGGGGAGTTCGGCGAAAAGCATTTGCAGCGGCAAGAGAGATTGAAGGTAATTCAATCGTTGTGTACGTTGACGATGGACACAGCGGAGTTCATGGGATTACTGCGAGCAAGGTCGTTGAAGCTTATGGAAAACCTGCAGCTATCTTTTCGCCAAAAGGGGCAGGGGCACGTAACGGAGACCAAAATGGAGTAACTGGAAAAGATGGTCGCGCCCTGGCCAGTGGATCATTTAGGGGCATTGACGGAATCCATGTCAGAGAAGCATTGCAGCATGTGGCAGATAATCATAAAGGGTTGTTGGTAGGGTTTGGAGGACACGCGGGTGCGGCAGGTGCTACTCTTTCAATAGACGATATTGAGCAGTTTAGCGTCGCGTATGAGGAAGCGATCAGCCTTCAGGTCGGCGACAGGTTCCTCAGGCCAATCCTGTGGGTAGACGGTGATCTAGATGCTAGTAATCTGATATTGGAAACAGTAGATAAGTTAATGACGTTAGAACCTTGGGGTAAGGACTTCCCGTATCCGTCCTTTAGAGGGCAATTTACGGTGCTTGATGTGAAGAGGGTCGGAGATGGTTCCCATCTTCAATTGAAACTTAGAATGGATGGCAAAATGTATAAGGCCATTTGGTTTTTCGCTGTAGATGAGGACAGCATGGAGATGCCCGTGAAGGTCGGGGACGACAACACTTTTGTCTATATGCTTTCTGAAAATGTGTTTAGGGGTAATAGGACACTTCAACTAAAGGTTCTTGGTATCGCCGAATAG
- a CDS encoding type II toxin-antitoxin system CcdA family antitoxin, giving the protein MPFSISIKINYREILRVSGYNAKSPDGDSQNSLRVYRYIAEDLERSEVTKGEVLHVRDEGMTKLASIILQDVAKKEALRKTLIKGEESGFAEYSLERINRELDEESEKLEERWLEENKGAIDDYNEHIKKDGVFGSRKRRF; this is encoded by the coding sequence ATGCCTTTTTCCATCAGCATCAAAATTAATTACAGAGAGATCCTACGTGTTTCCGGCTACAATGCTAAGTCACCGGATGGAGATAGCCAAAACTCTTTGCGTGTCTATCGATACATTGCTGAAGACCTTGAGAGGTCAGAAGTTACGAAAGGTGAGGTGCTGCATGTCAGGGATGAAGGGATGACAAAGCTCGCATCGATCATCCTTCAGGATGTTGCCAAAAAAGAGGCCTTGCGCAAGACGCTTATAAAGGGTGAGGAAAGTGGCTTCGCTGAGTATTCGCTCGAAAGAATCAATCGTGAGCTTGATGAAGAGAGTGAGAAGCTTGAAGAGCGCTGGCTTGAGGAAAACAAAGGCGCGATCGACGACTACAATGAGCATATCAAGAAAGATGGTGTTTTCGGTTCCCGCAAAAGACGGTTTTGA
- the arsD gene encoding arsenite efflux transporter metallochaperone ArsD — MKIEIYDPAMCCSTGVCGPSVDPELVRMQEVLRQIEKQAAKVKVDRFGLSSAPQAFVANSVVADLLKNEGPECLPLVFIDREMVAKGKYPSNEQLQAIMKRERIDVAFGKKNKAGSCCCGTDCC; from the coding sequence ATGAAAATAGAAATCTACGACCCCGCCATGTGCTGTTCTACCGGAGTCTGCGGACCAAGCGTTGATCCCGAACTCGTGAGGATGCAAGAGGTATTGCGTCAGATTGAAAAACAGGCTGCGAAAGTGAAGGTGGATCGTTTCGGGCTCTCATCCGCTCCACAAGCCTTTGTCGCTAATTCAGTCGTGGCAGATTTACTGAAAAACGAAGGTCCGGAGTGCCTGCCACTGGTGTTTATTGATAGAGAGATGGTCGCTAAAGGGAAGTATCCGAGCAATGAGCAACTTCAGGCTATTATGAAGCGCGAGAGGATTGATGTAGCGTTTGGCAAAAAGAACAAAGCTGGTTCGTGCTGTTGCGGTACCGACTGCTGCTGA
- a CDS encoding SEC-C metal-binding domain-containing protein, with translation MAKKDKSIQPDDYFSAGPIQVARFGKNIVCQADWPAGEFDKMQQKLIEQFPEVVKSIDNVISKITSLVEVLPPEKVLQRAWGEMAVRHMGIASEVEINYDDAVSLRMVDYLQSVIVAIKPSDVLKDEVTDDDWQVLRNMVEKLFDQLNHEYQICRTAVRRSEDPELDMTFETYCFKAQVYWCNIRGHRYLYHEEEHLSDLISPHSDTLTELFGITSSQLIEEILKIQHALTRGMIEAGLELKEFQRVTTDALKLKLDGIEEQQVGDIRELMAEVILENGWEAWQVDVFGRFLGFDLFDVEKVAKIPKLLLEELSWAQGQDTEFFSDGEFRGWPLRIWPIFKRPFVKLNDRYYCFELYSFLDNIYRVLQRIIIRFKEDYRAEWNKRQMEVSEQLPFKYLGKLLPNSQVYQSVYYRWNSGGGGKNQWCETDGLLIYDDHLFVIEVKAGAFTYTSPANDFPAYLESIKNLVLKPAIQGKRFVEYLNSSASVDLFDKDHNKVGEVSKSDFRQITICPITLDTFTELASQVQHLKALGVDVGDFPVWAISIDDLRVYSDVFCDPLVFLHFVEQRMRAFASDIIQTDDELDHVGLYVKHNVYTQYAKEMLSGSKAQLNFLGYRSDIDKYFTEKLLEPGTPSPLRQEMPARLVEIINVLSIQEKSGRAAIASYLLDCGGSWRDNITEGIEKVLGIQKVQRKPQPLSTYGDIKLTIFCWQNSFVPRNEELALDHARAAMLVTGDKERLMLELSYTDEGILDDVSWSDISMTDVSSSDMERLTGIAETLKVRRLAKAGKIGRNVPCPCGSGKKYKRCCIE, from the coding sequence GTGGCAAAAAAAGACAAATCAATTCAGCCTGATGACTACTTTTCGGCAGGTCCAATACAGGTTGCTCGTTTTGGTAAAAACATTGTCTGTCAGGCCGATTGGCCAGCGGGGGAGTTTGATAAGATGCAGCAGAAACTTATTGAGCAGTTCCCAGAAGTAGTTAAAAGTATTGATAATGTCATATCAAAGATAACTAGCCTAGTTGAGGTGCTGCCTCCTGAGAAGGTATTGCAACGGGCATGGGGAGAAATGGCAGTTCGCCATATGGGCATCGCGTCTGAAGTTGAAATAAATTATGACGATGCTGTCTCCCTTCGAATGGTGGACTACCTGCAAAGTGTAATCGTTGCCATTAAGCCAAGTGACGTCCTTAAAGATGAGGTTACAGATGACGATTGGCAAGTCCTGCGTAACATGGTTGAAAAATTATTTGATCAATTAAATCATGAATATCAGATTTGCAGAACAGCAGTAAGGAGAAGCGAAGACCCTGAGTTGGATATGACGTTTGAGACGTATTGCTTCAAAGCACAGGTATATTGGTGCAATATTAGAGGTCACCGCTATCTTTATCATGAGGAAGAGCATCTTTCCGACCTAATTTCTCCGCACTCAGATACATTGACGGAATTGTTTGGGATTACCTCTAGTCAACTTATTGAAGAAATACTGAAAATTCAGCACGCTTTAACAAGAGGAATGATAGAAGCAGGGCTGGAGTTAAAAGAGTTTCAACGGGTAACCACGGATGCCCTTAAATTAAAACTTGATGGGATAGAAGAACAACAGGTTGGTGATATCCGCGAGTTAATGGCAGAAGTTATTCTGGAGAATGGATGGGAGGCGTGGCAGGTAGATGTATTTGGAAGGTTTTTAGGGTTTGACCTGTTTGACGTTGAAAAGGTGGCAAAAATCCCCAAATTACTATTAGAAGAGTTGTCGTGGGCACAGGGTCAAGACACTGAATTTTTCTCAGATGGTGAGTTCAGGGGGTGGCCATTAAGGATCTGGCCAATCTTTAAACGACCGTTCGTAAAATTAAACGATAGGTATTATTGTTTTGAGCTCTATAGCTTTTTGGACAATATCTACCGTGTATTGCAGAGGATTATTATTCGCTTTAAGGAAGATTATCGAGCGGAATGGAACAAGAGGCAAATGGAAGTTTCCGAGCAACTTCCTTTTAAATATTTAGGGAAATTGCTCCCTAATTCACAAGTATATCAATCGGTGTATTATAGGTGGAATTCTGGTGGTGGCGGTAAAAATCAGTGGTGTGAAACCGACGGATTACTGATTTATGATGATCATTTATTTGTTATTGAGGTTAAAGCAGGTGCTTTTACGTACACATCTCCAGCAAATGATTTCCCTGCATACCTAGAATCCATTAAGAATTTGGTTTTAAAGCCAGCGATTCAAGGGAAAAGATTTGTTGAGTATTTGAATAGTTCCGCTTCGGTAGATTTGTTTGACAAAGACCATAATAAGGTAGGTGAGGTTTCCAAGTCTGATTTCAGACAAATCACCATCTGCCCCATTACACTCGATACTTTCACCGAGCTGGCTTCGCAGGTTCAACATCTAAAGGCACTAGGTGTAGATGTTGGCGATTTTCCTGTCTGGGCTATTTCCATTGATGACTTGAGGGTTTATTCGGATGTTTTTTGTGACCCTTTAGTCTTTCTGCATTTTGTTGAGCAGCGTATGAGAGCATTTGCGTCTGATATTATTCAAACGGATGATGAATTGGATCATGTTGGATTATACGTCAAACATAACGTCTATACTCAGTATGCAAAAGAAATGCTTTCAGGTTCTAAGGCCCAACTCAATTTTTTGGGCTATCGTTCAGACATAGATAAGTACTTTACTGAAAAGTTGCTTGAACCAGGCACACCGTCTCCATTAAGGCAGGAGATGCCTGCTCGTCTTGTAGAAATCATCAATGTTCTCTCGATACAGGAAAAGTCAGGTCGGGCAGCAATTGCTAGTTATCTTCTCGATTGCGGCGGTAGTTGGCGTGATAACATCACTGAGGGGATTGAGAAAGTTTTGGGCATCCAAAAGGTTCAAAGGAAACCTCAGCCTTTATCAACTTACGGTGATATTAAGTTAACGATTTTCTGTTGGCAAAACTCATTTGTTCCACGCAATGAAGAGTTGGCCCTTGATCATGCAAGAGCGGCTATGCTTGTCACAGGTGACAAAGAAAGATTGATGCTTGAATTAAGTTATACCGACGAAGGGATTCTTGATGATGTTAGCTGGTCTGATATCAGTATGACAGACGTTTCTAGCTCCGACATGGAACGATTAACTGGCATTGCAGAGACCCTTAAAGTTAGGCGTCTTGCGAAAGCAGGGAAAATTGGTCGAAATGTCCCTTGCCCATGTGGCAGTGGGAAGAAGTACAAACGTTGCTGTATCGAATAA